In Kaistella sp. 97-N-M2, the sequence GCAAAGGATTTTCGATTACTTTCCGAACAATATTCTGAATGTATTCTTTAGCTTGAGAAAAATCGGCATCCCAGGAAAAATCGAGGAGGGAAAAACCGATGGCCTGCAAACCTTCGACGCCGGCTTCTACGGCCGCACTCATGGTACCGGAGTAAATGACATTGATGGAAGAGTTCGCACCGTGATTTATTCCTGAGACAACCAGATCCGGTCGGCGTGTTAAAATCTTGTCCAATGCAAACTTCACGCAGTCCACGGGAGTTCCACTCAAAGAATAATCTTTCTGCGGCCCGTCTAAACTAATTTCTTCAAAAGTAAGCGTGGAATTAATGGTAATTGCATGACCTTTTCCGGATTGCGGCGAATTGGGCGCAACCACGATAACGTCGCCAATTTCGTTCATAAATTCTACAAGATGTCTAATTCCCGGAGCTGTAATTCCGTCGTCGTTGGTTACTAAAATCAAAGGTTTTTGCATATAATCGCTTGGTTTTGCACAAATTTACTTAAAATAATAGTGTTCAAATATAAATAAGGTATTAATTTTGATACTTCGTAGAACCCTGTAACAAAAGGGGGAAACTCTTAACAAATTAGATATTAAATAATTATATGTTCAAAAAATTAAAACTCAATACATTACTGCTTTTCATTCCGCTTACAAGTTTGGTGTTCTGCTTTAATTCTCCAAAAAATGATGACGATAAAATGTCGACCATTATGGTAAGTGTTAAAAACACGCTCAGTTATCTTCATTACTCCCCAAAAACAATTAACGATGCCTATTCCGAGGACGTTTACAAGCATTATTTTGAAATGGTTGATGCTTCCAAGCGCTATTTTCTCCAGTCTGATATGGATGAATTTGCCAAACATGAAACGAAACTGGACGATTATCTGAATCAGGGCGATCTTACATTCTACAAATTAACAGTGGACCGCTTGTACCAAAGGGTAGATGAGATCGATAAAATCACGCAGGATATTCTTAGCAAACCCATTAACCTGAACGAAGAGGAAACTTTAATCCTGGAACCTAAGGTTAAAAAGAACGCAAAAAATCAGGCAGAGCTGGCGGCTGAATGGAAGAAGTACATCAAATACAACATTTTGCAGGAGATGGAATCTTTAACGGCGAAAGAAGAAATGCAGAAGGAGAAAAAAGATTCTGTGCAGAAATTCAATCTGAAAGATACCATTAAACTCGAAATCCTGACACCGGAGCAGAAAAGAATAAAGGCCACGTCGGAAGTGAAAGACCTCGTAACAGATACCTTCCGCAGATTTAAGAAAAGAAACAAAATGGACTGGTTTACCGTCTATATGAATGCTTACACGGAAGTTTTCGATCCGCACACCAACTATTACTCGCCGAAAAACAAAGAAGATTTTGATACGCAGTTCACCGGAAAAGTGATCGGAATTG encodes:
- the surE gene encoding 5'/3'-nucleotidase SurE, giving the protein MQKPLILVTNDDGITAPGIRHLVEFMNEIGDVIVVAPNSPQSGKGHAITINSTLTFEEISLDGPQKDYSLSGTPVDCVKFALDKILTRRPDLVVSGINHGANSSINVIYSGTMSAAVEAGVEGLQAIGFSLLDFSWDADFSQAKEYIQNIVRKVIENPLPKGVVLNVNIPKLLKEEIKGIKVCRQANAKWEENFDERINPHGKKYYWLTGYFNNMDTGADADETALSEGYISIVPVKFDLTAHDYLKDLGEIMNS